A stretch of Arachis hypogaea cultivar Tifrunner chromosome 15, arahy.Tifrunner.gnm2.J5K5, whole genome shotgun sequence DNA encodes these proteins:
- the LOC112748162 gene encoding protein FAR-RED IMPAIRED RESPONSE 1-like — protein MGLMVGQAGGYANIGFTKKDLDNHFQRTRLAKLSGGDSNATISYLLGKADVDPMAMARYSATDEGRLANLFWADSICRSDYQYFGDVLAFDTTYWKNKYRRLLVIFSGCNHHRQTCIFGFALVEDERTATYTWLLQNFLEVMLNKSPSVVVTDGDEAMKAAIQEIFPDATHRLYGWHIQKNENEWVLNEYEKRKSWASTYLRDKFCAGFRTTSRCEAINNFIKRFICIRQSLLELVQNLEHALRDYRNNELVSQFKTLYGEPVLTTGLEALELSDANFYTREILREECDRRQHIYNVLYDRNTEHMECECSRWSSEGIPCSHMFCAMKRVGLQKLPDSLLLKRWSKDAKKYLDESSQGCTTQDRERIFNALWRIVSGSYVDVVKTKGSPKGKKERGKRRCTKCNGASHVKNKCPVRNDGDDVGDKTGSGAQASVGTEEELPKDPVASQETLAALNTEVNASVQQEFGLGDSGLINGHETPIPPYGSHHQWLLHVLQLGHYSKFNGMQ, from the exons atgggtctaatgGTAGGCCAAGCCGGTGGTTATGCAAATATCGGGTTCACAAAGAAGGACCTAGATAATCACTTTCAAAGAACTCGTCTTGCAAAGCTCAGTGGTGGGGATTCCAATGCGACGATTAGCTATCTACTTGGGAAAGCTGATGTCGACCCGATGGCCATGGCAAGGTACAGTGCTACTGATGAAGGTCGGCTGGCAAATTTATTTTGGGCAGACAGCATTTGTAGGTCCGATTATCAGTACTTTGGAGATGTGCTTGCATTCGATACAACCTACTGGAAGAATAAGTACAGAAGGCTGTTGGTAATCTTCTCAGGTTGTAACCATCACCGCCAAACATGTATATTTGGCTTTGCCTTGGTAGAGGACGAACGGACAGCAACATATACGTGGTTGTTGCAAAACTTTCTAGAAGTCATGCTGAATAAGTCTCCCAGTGTTGTGGTCACAGACGGTGACGAAGCAATGAAGGCAGCAATTCAAGAAATCTTCCCGGATGCAACTCACCGATTATATGGATGGCACATTCAGAAGAAT GAAAATGAATGGGTTCTAAATGAATATGAGAAGAGGAAAAGTTGGGCAAGCACTTACTTGAGGGATAAATTCTGTGCTGGATTTAGAACAACATCAAGGTGTGAGGCGATAAACAACTTCATCAAGAGGTTTATTTGCATTCGCCAAAGTCTTCTAGAGTTGGTCCAAAATCTTGAACATGCTCTTAGGGACTATAGAAACAATGAATTAGTTTCTCAATTTAAGACGCTGTATGGGGAGCCCGTTCTAACTACTGGGCTAGAAGCATTGGAGCTTTCTGATGCCAATTTTTACACAAGGGAGATTCTTAGAGAA GAGTGTGACAGGAGGCAACATATATATAACGTACTTTATGATCGCAATACTgagcatatggaatgtgaatgtAGTCGGTGGAGTAGTGAAGGCATTCCTTGCAGCCACATGTTTTGTGCAATGAAAAGGGTAGGTTTACAGAAGTTGCCAGATAGTCTTCTTTTGAAAAGATGGTCGAAGGATGCCAAGAAGTATCTGGATGAAAGTTCCCAAGGATGCACTACGCAAGACAGAGAAAGAATTTTTAATGCGCTATGGCGCATTGTCAGTGGTAGCTACGTGGATG TGGTCAAGACAAAAGGATCACCCAAGGGGAAAAAGGAGAGGGGTAAACGGAGGTGCACTAAATGCAACGGTGCTAGTCATGTAAAGAATAAATGTCCTGTGAGGAATGACGGTGACGATGTGGGTGATAAGACTGGTAGTGGCGCACAAGCTAGCGTTGGTACTGAAGAG gAGCTTCCCAAGGACCCTGTGGCTTCTCAAGAGACATTAGCAGCGCTAAATACAGAAGTAAATGCATCTGTACAGCAAGAGTTTGGGCTAGGTGATTCAGGATTGATTAATGGCCATGAGACTCCCATCCCACCGTATGGAAGTCATCATCAGTGGCTATTACAT GTTCTACAAC